One segment of Pandoraea pnomenusa DNA contains the following:
- a CDS encoding AAA family ATPase: METATQQPDRTVDARAVFGIDTDLQVPAFSERDDHVPEIDTAYRFNPDVTLAILAGFMNNRRVMVQGMHGTGKSTHIEQVAARLNWPCVRVNLDGHISRLDLVGKDAIVVRDGHQVTEFQEGIVPWALQRPVALIFDEYDAGRPDVMFVIQRILERDGKFTLLDQNRVIHPHPGFRMFATTNTVGLGNLNGLYHGTQVLNHAQIDRWNVVATLNYLSREDEAGIVLARVPALDDEAGRTLIDSMVSVAELTRKGFATGDLSTLMSPRTVINWAENVGIFRDAGLAFRLTFLNKCDEAERAVVAEYYQRAFGHELPASEGGRSLLADAS, translated from the coding sequence ATGGAGACCGCCACCCAACAACCGGATCGCACGGTCGACGCCCGCGCCGTATTCGGCATCGATACCGACCTGCAGGTCCCGGCGTTCAGCGAGCGCGACGATCACGTGCCCGAGATCGACACGGCCTACCGCTTCAACCCCGATGTGACGCTGGCGATTCTAGCCGGCTTCATGAACAACCGGCGCGTGATGGTGCAGGGCATGCACGGCACGGGAAAATCCACGCACATCGAACAGGTCGCCGCACGGCTGAACTGGCCGTGCGTGCGCGTGAATCTCGATGGCCATATCAGCCGGCTCGATCTGGTGGGCAAGGACGCGATCGTCGTGCGCGATGGTCATCAGGTCACCGAATTCCAGGAAGGGATCGTGCCGTGGGCGTTGCAGCGCCCGGTGGCGCTGATCTTCGACGAGTACGACGCGGGGCGTCCCGACGTGATGTTTGTGATTCAGCGCATTCTGGAGCGCGACGGCAAGTTCACGCTCCTCGACCAGAATCGCGTGATACATCCGCACCCCGGATTCCGCATGTTTGCCACGACGAACACGGTGGGCCTGGGCAATCTCAACGGCCTGTACCACGGCACCCAGGTGCTCAACCATGCGCAGATCGACCGCTGGAACGTGGTGGCTACCCTCAACTATCTCTCGCGCGAGGACGAGGCCGGGATCGTATTGGCACGCGTGCCTGCGCTCGACGACGAGGCGGGTCGCACACTGATCGATTCGATGGTGAGCGTGGCGGAACTCACGCGCAAGGGCTTCGCCACGGGCGATCTGTCCACGCTCATGTCGCCGCGCACGGTCATCAACTGGGCGGAGAACGTGGGCATCTTCCGAGATGCCGGACTCGCCTTCCGTCTCACCTTCCTGAACAAATGCGACGAAGCGGAGCGCGCGGTGGTGGCGGAGTACTACCAGCGGGCGTTCGGCCACGAGCTGCCGGCGAGCGAGGGCGGGCGCTCGCTGCTGGCCGATGCGTCATGA
- a CDS encoding IclR family transcriptional regulator — protein sequence MNDAATQHDNPADNKADTPTLRAFALLEYLVAADAPVSLADMAHDIQMPKASLHRMLGSLEAGGLVIREPGQKNAYVIGPRLAQLSLGVMMQAGARRMRHAILGRLVADLGETCNLTMLHETEVLYLDRMEAPWPLRLDLKPGSHVPAHSSASGKLLLAMMPREQRGALLRAMKLQRFTPNTLTDPELLESELDRIAHKGIAVDNEEFVLGIACVAAPVLKEDGTCIAAVAVHAPVSRTSLSKAMEFVPRLQEAAKELAGTF from the coding sequence ATGAACGACGCAGCGACTCAGCACGACAACCCGGCCGACAACAAGGCGGACACCCCGACCCTGCGGGCCTTCGCGCTGCTCGAATATCTCGTCGCCGCCGACGCTCCCGTCTCGCTCGCGGACATGGCCCACGACATTCAGATGCCGAAGGCATCGCTGCATCGCATGCTTGGCTCGCTCGAAGCCGGCGGGCTGGTGATTCGCGAGCCCGGCCAGAAGAATGCCTATGTGATCGGTCCGCGCCTGGCGCAGTTGAGCCTGGGCGTGATGATGCAGGCAGGCGCACGCCGCATGCGACATGCGATTCTCGGACGCCTCGTGGCCGATCTCGGCGAGACCTGCAATCTCACGATGCTTCACGAAACCGAGGTGCTTTACCTCGACCGCATGGAAGCGCCGTGGCCGTTGCGTCTCGATCTGAAGCCCGGTTCCCACGTACCGGCGCACAGCAGCGCGAGCGGCAAGCTGTTGCTCGCGATGATGCCGCGCGAGCAGCGCGGCGCCCTGTTGCGCGCCATGAAGCTGCAGCGCTTCACGCCGAACACGCTGACCGATCCGGAACTGCTGGAGAGCGAACTCGATCGCATTGCGCATAAGGGCATTGCGGTCGACAACGAGGAGTTCGTGCTGGGCATCGCCTGCGTGGCAGCGCCCGTCCTCAAGGAAGACGGCACCTGCATTGCCGCCGTGGCCGTGCATGCGCCGGTCTCGCGCACCTCGTTGTCCAAGGCGATGGAATTCGTGCCGCGCCTGCAGGAAGCCGCGAAGGAACTGGCCGGAACGTTCTGA